A region of the Arachis hypogaea cultivar Tifrunner chromosome 15, arahy.Tifrunner.gnm2.J5K5, whole genome shotgun sequence genome:
CGAATATAATTGTGATTCGAAAATATTTAGGTTTCATAAGGTTTACAACtggattaaatttaaaaaatagaccCGATGTATATTTAGAGTCGGGTCTGAGTTAGGACAAACCCAATTTTACCCGACTCATGCACActcttatataatattattaaaatatataaaatataattttaatttaacattTCATAATTATTGTAGCCACTATAAATATAAACATATTAaaatacatttatatatataaataaaatgaaaacaaaatcacatGCAACAGTTAGGGTTTaaggttaaaaaataataatactactGTTTTTTGCTACAATGGCTACGATGGTTAGCGTGTTTTAAAAaatgttgttaaaattaaaataatatttattaacaaatattactaaaaaaaatgttattaaaatataaaatcaaaagtACAACTTGAATTTTAACAATATTTCTAACTGCCGTAGCCACAAAAATCATAAGCATATTAGAATTCACAATCTAGTAACATTTTGATAACTTGTTTAATTGACGATTCTTCATGAATGCACTGAGAAGTCAGCACATACAAGAGataattgttttaatttgttgAATTAGAAGGAATTGTGCATAGCTTGAGTGAAGATAAATGAATTAAGCAATAACATTATGAGATCACATGAAGGCATGATGGTTTGAAGGTTAAATGGTACAGTTTGTCCTTTATATAGTGGCCACCGGGACCGTGGCGTGTAGTATATAGTCCATAGAAAGTAAAAGAGAGAAGAGTACAAGTACAAGCACAAGCATAAACACAAATTGATGCCTGAAAGAGAAATGTGAAGGGAGAGATGCTATCAACTATAATGGTAGCAAATAGCATCATCAATTGCATCGCCAAATTAAAGCAACGAAGCTACTAAAAGTTAACTCATTGGTCCAACCCAACAGTGCGCTTCAGATATTGCTGCCTGCTGCAGGCGCACAAACACAAATCACTACTAATACAcccaattatttttcttttatcactCATCTCAAAAATAAAGAcacatcaataattaattttttttaccactTTTGaagtaagattttttttattgtgaatatatatatattttttacttgtTGATCTTATGTTCTAGAATTTTTTATAgggaaaaaaaaataacactgcTAATACATATAGCGTATCTTGGAATCAAATAGATTTTTTGTGAAAATATGAGTACATATAATCTGAATAGAAAGTTAGAAAGGCAAATACAAATAACctcgaggagagagagagagagagagagagaggagagagagagagagagagagagagagagagagagagagagagagagagagaggagagagagagagagagagagagagagagagagagagagagagagagagagagagagagagaatctgaCAGACCATAAGAAAGACAAGTGATATGTAGTGGCCCAGTAAGCATTCACTTGGCTTTAATTTCCTCACATCCTTGCTTAGAAAAGAAACTTATTAGCCCTTTTACTCTTGTCATTCTTGTATTATATATATGCTAATAGTGATTGATGATGATTAATTATCTCAAGGCTAATCAAACATTCCTTTTTAAGAGCTTCTTAAACATAGATTCCCACTATGCCTTGCATGTCCTAAACAGCTCATATTATCATAATCTTTTTTGTATTCAAAAGATTCTAATAAGCAAGAGACATACAAGAGTCTATTCCGTTTTTGTATGTCCATAATTAAATATGCCGGTTAAGGACACACATTGACATTAAGCTAGAAAGGGTGATGGGGtgtgagaagagaagagaagagaagggcaATAATTAAAAACTGAAGGAGGGGCCAGGGGCCATGGGTCAGGGGTGCGTGCGTGCAGTGAAGTGCAgggtgtgtgagagagagagagaggaccaACATGCCCTTGTCGGTTGTTCTGCAAAGACAAGCTCTTTATTATTCTTCCCCCCACTAAATTCAATTCTGAGTGCGGTGTGTTCCTTTCTTTCTTAATTCTTATGGCCTTGGATGGCTGGTAGGAAACAAATACATACCCCCTTCTACCATTTATTTCTCATCAAATCAAAGATTAAGAATAATAACACCACATATGCCTTTCTTTAATCAATCTGCTTATTAacttcattctctctctctcccccaagCTGTTGCTGTTGCTGGTGCAAATAACCGAGCATATTCCTATTCATCAAATCAAATCTTGTAGTTCTATCTGTAAGATTAATAATCTAAGCTGGGGAGGTGAGTCTTATATACtagtatattattatatattatattaggtTCTTCTCTGCCTAGCTAGGGACCCCGCTTATGCCATCTAGTCTATGTATAATGTATGCTTCTTTTGTCCTTTTCCTATGGTTATTTTTTTGTTctctaaataaatattattaggCAATTGTGTGCGGCTGCTATATAAACAGTTAAATCACTTGCTTGGAAGATTAGGATTGTGATTAGTGAGAATTGGTTGGTGGGATTAATATTAGCTCCCAGAACGTCAATATCAGAACAATAAGCTAAGAAAAAAAGAATAGTTGTAAGTAATTATATCATCCTTGATTGAGATTTGAGCTTCCTCCCTCTTGGAGTAGATTAGATGGGATGAATTAGGGTACAACAACAAACGGCAAGATCCATCCACAACCATAgttaaatttgaaaaaagaaaaggtCATGAAGAGATGATCATGGTTTAAGTGTGCGGATCAAGGGTGGCTAAATTAGATCCATGCCATCAGCTGCAAATTAAGGAAAAGGAAGCAATAATATTTGATGGAAAGAAGAGGGGAAGAGGATAAGGAATTAGAGATGGCAACAATaacagcaacagcaacaacaaccactTTGGGTAGTTATAGTGTTGTTGttccaaacaacaacaacaacaataacagggattcttcttcttcaacttcttcaaAGTTGTCTTCTCCAACTGTGGTTGGAGCTTCTGAAACAACTCACCAACCATCTCAAACTCACTCATTAGTCTTCCACCACCATGATCCTccaaaccacaaccaccaccatcaacatcatctctaTCCTCATCTTCAGCCACCCAATCAACAATCTCTAAGACCAACCTCAGATCCAGATCTAACCTCGTCTCCTATTGCCACAACAGCACCACAgccgccgccaccaccaccacaagCAGCTGCAACAACCACCACAGCATTAGCAAGGTACAGAGAATGTCTGAGAAACCACGCAGCCAGCATGGGGAGCCATGTGGTGGATGGTTGTGGAGAGTTCATGCCAAGCGGAGAAGAAGGCACCCCGGAATCACTCCGGTGCGCCGCCTGTGAGTGCCACCGTAACTTCCACCGTAGAGAGGTTGAAGGCTCCGCTCCTCAACAGCATCACAACTATtaccccaacaacaacaacaacaagcacAACGGTCACAGCACTCATCATCTTCTTCAGTTCCACACAGCACCACCATCTTCATCCCTTCATCATCAACGATTCTCTCATGCTATTGCTGCTGCTGCTCCACCATCGGTTCAGCCGGTGATGATGGCGttcggaggaggaggaggaggagcggCGGAATCCTCTAGCGAAGATCTGAACATGTTCCATCATCAGTCAAACGCATTAGGAGGGCAATTCTCAGTGCAGCAAGCATCAGCGTCAAAGAAGAGGTTCAGGACAAAGTTCACACAGCAGCAGAAAGATAGAATGATGGAGTTCGCTGAGAAGCTTGGGTGGAAGATTCAGAAACACGATGAGCAAGAAGTGCAGCAGTTTTGTTCTCAAGTTGGTGTTAAGAGGCAAGTTTTCAAGGTTTGGATGCACAACAACAAGCAAGCTATCAAGAAACAACAGCAGCAGCACACGTAAGCAAAACAATCATTGTTTATTAGAGGAATTacttgttttgt
Encoded here:
- the LOC112749233 gene encoding zinc-finger homeodomain protein 7-like, yielding MERRGEEDKELEMATITATATTTTLGSYSVVVPNNNNNNNRDSSSSTSSKLSSPTVVGASETTHQPSQTHSLVFHHHDPPNHNHHHQHHLYPHLQPPNQQSLRPTSDPDLTSSPIATTAPQPPPPPPQAAATTTTALARYRECLRNHAASMGSHVVDGCGEFMPSGEEGTPESLRCAACECHRNFHRREVEGSAPQQHHNYYPNNNNNKHNGHSTHHLLQFHTAPPSSSLHHQRFSHAIAAAAPPSVQPVMMAFGGGGGGAAESSSEDLNMFHHQSNALGGQFSVQQASASKKRFRTKFTQQQKDRMMEFAEKLGWKIQKHDEQEVQQFCSQVGVKRQVFKVWMHNNKQAIKKQQQQHT